A region from the Acyrthosiphon pisum isolate AL4f chromosome A1, pea_aphid_22Mar2018_4r6ur, whole genome shotgun sequence genome encodes:
- the LOC103310619 gene encoding zinc finger protein 574 — protein MTSTFRSSDILQQMDFAMIGTHFASGPLQIDQDFAGISGVHFNGSGSQQQYANDGEVTLQPNGMPPSWQSIAAPGSTVADYLSHLPATLTLHHFLKYSGEAVCKDVRDETKPPKKRRKQGRQTNATAVAAAAAAAAAAAIDRCPPTTTTSSPPQVKPKPGQIRITSCADGTTMFGCPECRAEYLDKHLLEEHLGTHATERRFVCDICGAGLKRKDHLTRHRQSHSSERPYACTVCGKAFKRKEQLTLHKVVHTGEKRHACIECGRAFYRKDHLRKHARSHAARRDKSGGQTC, from the coding sequence ATGACTTCCACGTTCCGTTCTAGTGACATTCTCCAGCAGATGGACTTCGCCATGATCGGTACCCACTTCGCTTCCGGCCCGCTGCAAATTGACCAGGATTTCGCGGGCATCAGTGGCGTTCACTTCAACGGCAGTGGGTCGCAACAACAGTACGCCAACGACGGCGAAGTGACGCTACAGCCCAACGGCATGCCGCCGTCATGGCAGAGCATCGCTGCGCCCGGGTCGACCGTGGCCGATTACCTGTCTCATTTGCCGGCCACGCTCACCCTGCACCACTTCCTCAAGTACTCGGGAGAGGCCGTCTGCAAGGACGTGCGCGACGAGACGAAACCGCCGAAGAAGAGGAGAAAACAAGGCAGACAAACGAACGCAACGGCAGTcgccgcagcagcagcagctgcAGCTGCTGCCGCCATTGACCGCTGTCCGCCTACTACGACGACGTCGTCGCCGCCTCAGGTCAAGCCGAAGCCCGGCCAGATACGGATAACGAGCTGCGCAGATGGCACCACCATGTTCGGGTGTCCGGAATGCCGGGCCGAATACTTGGACAAGCATCTGCTAGAGGAACACCTGGGCACACATGCAACGGAACGGCGGTTTGTGTGCGACATTTGTGGGGCAGGGTTGAAGCGCAAGGACCACTTGACGAGACATAGACAGAGTCACAGTTCGGAAAGGCCGTACGCCTGTACGGTGTGCGGCAAAGCGTTCAAGCGCAAGGAGCAGCTGACCCTGCACAAGGTGGTGCACACGGGTGAGAAACGGCACGCTTGCATAGAGTGTGGCCGTGCATTTTACAGGAAAGATCACTTGAGGAAGCATGCTAGGAGTCACGCGGCTAGGAGAGATAAAAGCGGTGGGCAGACGTGCTAG